From one Streptomyces sp. NBC_01478 genomic stretch:
- the mftC gene encoding mycofactocin radical SAM maturase (MftC is a radical SAM/SPASM enzyme that catalyzes the first two steps in biosynthesis of the electron carrier mycofactocin from the terminal Val-Tyr dipeptide of the precursor peptide MftA.) produces the protein MTATAEPTRLVDLFESGLDAPICLTWELTYACNLACTHCLSSSGRRDPRELSTAEAKAVIDELEAMQVFYVNIGGGEPTVRADFWELLDYATAHHVGVKFSTNGVRITPEAARRLAANDYVDVQISLDGATADVNDAVRGAGSYATALRALENLAAAGMRNFKVSVVCTRHNIPQLDEFKALADHYGAQLRLTRLRPSGRGADVWDDLHPTAAQQRELYDWLLAHGENVLTGDSFFHLSAYGEALPGLNLCGAGRVVCLIDPVGDVYACPFAIHEEFLAGNVRTPGGFTDVWRGSELFARLRTPQHGGACASCAFYDTCKGGCMAAKFFTGLPLDGPDPECVQGYGEQQLAKRAKGVGDLPKPSADHSRRQPVDLVLTRRQGLERPPVSDCAEDPLAGLRLT, from the coding sequence ATGACCGCCACCGCCGAACCGACACGGCTGGTCGACCTCTTCGAATCCGGACTCGACGCACCGATCTGCCTCACCTGGGAGCTGACCTACGCCTGCAACCTCGCCTGCACCCACTGCCTCTCCAGCTCCGGCCGCCGCGACCCGCGCGAGCTGTCCACCGCCGAAGCCAAGGCGGTCATCGACGAGTTGGAGGCCATGCAGGTCTTCTACGTCAACATCGGCGGCGGAGAGCCCACCGTCCGCGCCGACTTCTGGGAACTCCTCGACTACGCCACCGCCCACCACGTCGGCGTGAAGTTCTCCACCAACGGCGTCCGCATCACCCCCGAGGCCGCCCGCCGCCTCGCCGCCAACGACTACGTGGACGTTCAGATCTCCCTCGACGGCGCGACCGCGGACGTCAACGACGCCGTACGCGGCGCCGGTTCGTACGCGACCGCGCTGCGGGCACTGGAGAACCTCGCGGCCGCCGGCATGCGCAATTTCAAGGTGTCCGTGGTCTGCACCCGCCACAACATCCCCCAACTCGATGAGTTCAAGGCCCTCGCCGACCACTACGGCGCCCAACTCCGCCTGACCCGGCTGCGCCCCTCCGGCCGCGGCGCCGACGTCTGGGACGACCTCCACCCGACCGCCGCCCAGCAACGCGAGCTGTACGACTGGCTGTTGGCCCACGGCGAGAACGTGTTGACCGGCGACTCCTTCTTCCACCTCTCCGCCTACGGCGAGGCACTCCCCGGCCTCAACCTCTGCGGCGCCGGACGTGTCGTCTGCCTGATCGACCCGGTCGGCGACGTCTACGCCTGCCCGTTCGCCATCCACGAGGAGTTCCTCGCCGGCAACGTCCGCACACCCGGCGGCTTCACCGACGTATGGCGCGGCTCGGAGCTGTTCGCGCGGCTGCGCACCCCGCAGCACGGCGGAGCCTGCGCGTCCTGCGCCTTCTACGACACCTGCAAGGGCGGCTGCATGGCCGCCAAGTTCTTCACCGGACTGCCGTTGGACGGCCCCGACCCCGAGTGCGTGCAGGGCTACGGCGAACAGCAACTGGCCAAGCGCGCCAAGGGTGTTGGGGACCTCCCCAAGCCGTCCGCCGACCACTCCCGGCGACAGCCCGTGGACCTCGTCCTCACCCGACGCCAAGGCCTGGAGCGGCCCCCGGTCAGCGACTGCGCCGAGGACCCGCTGGCCGGCCTGCGCCTCACCTAG
- the mftD gene encoding pre-mycofactocin synthase MftD (MftD, an enzyme found in the mycofactocin biosynthesis locus, performs an oxidative deamination of 3-amino-5-[(p-hydroxyphenyl)methyl]-4,4-dimethyl-2-pyrrolidinone (AHDP). The resulting compound, now called pre-mycofactocin (PMFT), is a biologically active redox cofactor that can oxidize the non-exchangeable NADH of TIGR03971 family SDR-type oxidoreductases.), which yields MGRNPWFETVAEAQRRAKKRLPSTVYGALVAGSERGRTIDDNTAAFAQLGFAPRVVGHHAARDLSTTVLGVPTSLPVLISPTGVQAVDPEGEVAVARAAASRDVVMGLSSFASKPVEEVAAAQPNLFYQLYWSGTRATMVERMDRSRAAGAKALIVTLDWSFSHGRDWGSPTIPDRLDLKTMLRFAPDVLPHPGWLLRFAKSRRLPDLSVPNLRPPGGEAPTFFGAYGEWMQTTPPTWEDVAWLRKEWGGPFLLKGVTRVDDAKRAVDAGVSALSVSNHGGNNLDTTPATIRVLPAIADAVGTQIEVLLDGGVRRGGDVAKALALGARAVLIGRAYLWGLAANGQAGVENVLDILRSGLDSAVLGLGHSSVHELTPDDLVIPPGFPLVLGRDTPAA from the coding sequence ATGGGCAGGAACCCCTGGTTCGAGACGGTCGCCGAAGCACAGCGCCGGGCGAAGAAGCGACTGCCGAGCACGGTGTACGGCGCGCTCGTCGCCGGCTCGGAGCGCGGCCGTACGATCGACGACAACACGGCCGCGTTCGCCCAACTGGGCTTCGCGCCCAGGGTCGTTGGACACCACGCGGCGCGCGACCTGTCCACGACCGTGCTCGGCGTACCCACATCCCTCCCCGTGCTCATCTCGCCGACCGGTGTGCAGGCCGTGGACCCCGAGGGCGAGGTGGCCGTGGCCCGGGCGGCGGCGAGCAGGGATGTCGTGATGGGGCTGAGTTCCTTCGCCAGCAAGCCGGTCGAGGAGGTCGCCGCCGCTCAGCCGAACCTCTTCTACCAGCTCTACTGGAGCGGAACGCGCGCGACGATGGTGGAGCGGATGGACCGGTCCAGGGCGGCCGGTGCCAAGGCGCTCATCGTCACCCTCGACTGGTCCTTCTCCCACGGCAGGGACTGGGGGAGCCCCACCATCCCGGACAGGCTCGACCTGAAGACCATGCTGAGGTTCGCGCCCGACGTGCTGCCCCACCCCGGCTGGCTGCTCCGGTTCGCCAAGTCCCGCCGTCTGCCCGACCTTTCGGTCCCCAACCTGCGGCCTCCGGGCGGTGAGGCCCCCACCTTCTTCGGCGCCTACGGCGAGTGGATGCAGACCACACCCCCGACCTGGGAGGACGTGGCGTGGCTGCGCAAGGAGTGGGGAGGGCCCTTCCTGCTCAAGGGAGTCACCCGCGTGGACGACGCCAAGCGGGCCGTCGACGCCGGAGTGTCCGCCCTCTCCGTCTCCAACCACGGCGGCAACAACCTCGACACCACTCCCGCCACCATCCGCGTACTCCCCGCGATAGCGGACGCGGTCGGCACGCAGATCGAAGTCCTCCTCGACGGCGGTGTGCGTCGGGGCGGCGACGTGGCCAAGGCGCTCGCCCTCGGCGCCCGCGCCGTCCTGATCGGCCGCGCCTATCTCTGGGGCCTGGCCGCGAACGGGCAGGCAGGCGTGGAGAACGTCCTGGACATCCTCCGCAGCGGCCTCGACTCGGCGGTCCTGGGCCTCGGGCACTCCTCCGTCCACGAGTTGACGCCGGACGACCTGGTCATCCCCCCGGGCTTCCCCCTCGTCCTGGGCCGCGACACCCCGGCCGCCTGA
- the mftE gene encoding mycofactocin biosynthesis peptidyl-dipeptidase MftE, translated as MFGDPATELAHTAWPLVPSDALVLLPIGSTEQHGPHLPLDTDSVIAEAVARRAATAVPRALVAPTLPYGASGEHAGFPGTVSIGHEALRTVLVEAVRSLSPWAGRIVLVNGHGGNTATLGTALRLLRTEGHDVAWTGCAVPGGDAHAGRSETSVMLHLAPEHVHLEAAVAGDTRPLAALLPDLMAHGVRAVSPSGVLGDPTGASAAEGHRAMDTMVSAAVRRITAWTVDNRGRLAEPVPGESAHQVVRP; from the coding sequence GTGTTCGGGGACCCGGCGACCGAACTCGCCCACACCGCCTGGCCGTTGGTGCCGTCCGACGCGCTGGTCCTCCTGCCGATCGGCTCCACCGAACAGCACGGCCCGCATCTGCCGCTCGACACGGACAGCGTCATCGCCGAGGCTGTCGCGCGGCGAGCGGCAACTGCCGTCCCCCGGGCGCTGGTTGCACCGACCCTTCCCTACGGCGCCAGCGGCGAGCACGCGGGCTTCCCCGGCACCGTCTCGATCGGCCACGAAGCGCTGCGCACGGTGCTGGTGGAGGCCGTACGCTCGCTGTCGCCGTGGGCCGGACGGATCGTCCTCGTCAACGGCCACGGCGGCAACACCGCCACCCTCGGCACCGCCCTGAGGTTGTTGCGCACCGAGGGCCATGACGTGGCCTGGACCGGCTGCGCCGTTCCCGGAGGCGACGCGCACGCCGGTCGTTCCGAGACCTCGGTGATGCTCCATCTCGCCCCGGAACACGTGCACTTGGAGGCGGCGGTAGCCGGTGACACCCGTCCGCTGGCCGCGCTCCTCCCGGACCTGATGGCCCACGGGGTCCGCGCGGTCTCACCCTCCGGAGTCCTCGGCGACCCGACCGGCGCCTCCGCCGCGGAAGGACACAGAGCGATGGACACGATGGTGTCGGCGGCCGTCCGCCGGATCACCGCCTGGACCGTGGACAACCGGGGCCGCCTCGCCGAACCGGTCCCGGGGGAATCGGCCCACCAGGTCGTACGACCATGA
- the mftF gene encoding mycofactocin biosynthesis glycosyltransferase MftF (Members of this protein family, MftF, are glycosyltransferases, members of PF00535 (glycosyl transferase family 2). The encoding gene is found as part of the mycofactocin cassette, in Mycobacterium tuberculosis, many other Actinobacteria, and occasional members of other lineages. Mycofactocin itself, a putative redox carrier, is a heavily modified derivative of the C-terminal Val-Tyr dipeptide of the mycofactocin precursor MftA (TIGR03969).), producing the protein MTLPAGFLVLLDRHTRVVDGGRALVGGFPTRLIRLTPRARRLLSGRTLRVRDAAGALLVDRLLDLGMANPVVASLPLPADPRCTVVVPVRDRPRQLARLLSSVAEEHPVIVIDDASRHPRAVAAVAAEHGATLVPLTTNVGPAAARNVGLRLVTTPFVVFADSDIVLPPDTVPTLLRHFADPAVAMAVPRITGLPSAAPTWIERYENARSSLDLGAHPAGVRPGSPVSWASTACVVARVDALTDGFDEGMRVGEDVDLCWRLIEEGRRVRYEPAAEAAHEHRARAGDWLLRKAVYGTGAQPLAERHPRFIAPVVFAPWSAAFVTALLAQRRWSVPVAGAVLVGVTVRIGRKLDGTGRPYRLAARLTANGALAAVSQTSALFNRHWWPLTVVGCVASRRVRRAAAMAALADIALEYRRDRAHLDPVRYGVARRLDDLAYGAGVWLSALKGRSTAALRPRITR; encoded by the coding sequence ATGACGTTGCCCGCCGGCTTCCTGGTCCTGCTCGACCGGCACACCCGGGTCGTGGACGGCGGCCGGGCCCTCGTCGGCGGCTTCCCGACCCGGCTGATCCGGTTGACCCCGCGGGCCCGACGCCTGCTCAGCGGGCGGACGTTGCGGGTGCGGGACGCGGCCGGCGCGCTGCTCGTGGACCGGTTGCTCGACCTCGGCATGGCCAATCCCGTCGTAGCCTCGCTGCCGCTGCCCGCCGACCCCCGCTGCACGGTCGTCGTGCCGGTCCGCGACCGCCCACGTCAACTGGCCAGGCTGCTCAGCAGTGTTGCCGAGGAACACCCCGTGATCGTGATCGACGACGCGTCACGGCACCCGAGGGCCGTCGCCGCCGTGGCCGCCGAACACGGGGCCACCCTGGTTCCCTTGACGACGAACGTGGGCCCGGCCGCCGCCCGCAACGTCGGACTTCGGCTCGTCACCACCCCTTTCGTCGTGTTCGCCGACTCCGACATCGTGCTGCCCCCCGACACCGTGCCCACCCTCCTCCGGCACTTCGCCGACCCCGCCGTCGCCATGGCTGTACCCCGCATCACCGGGCTGCCCTCCGCCGCCCCGACCTGGATCGAACGCTACGAGAACGCACGCTCCTCGCTCGACCTGGGCGCCCACCCGGCCGGAGTCCGCCCCGGCAGCCCCGTCTCCTGGGCCTCCACGGCCTGCGTCGTGGCACGAGTGGACGCGCTGACGGACGGCTTCGACGAGGGGATGCGGGTCGGCGAGGACGTCGACCTGTGCTGGCGCCTGATCGAAGAGGGTCGACGCGTGCGTTACGAACCGGCCGCCGAGGCGGCACACGAACACCGCGCCCGGGCCGGCGACTGGTTGCTCCGCAAGGCCGTCTACGGCACCGGCGCGCAGCCCCTCGCCGAACGCCACCCGCGCTTCATCGCCCCGGTCGTGTTCGCCCCCTGGAGTGCCGCGTTCGTCACCGCCCTGCTCGCCCAGCGGCGTTGGTCGGTGCCCGTCGCCGGGGCCGTCCTCGTGGGTGTCACCGTCAGAATCGGCCGCAAGCTCGACGGCACCGGGCGCCCGTACCGGCTCGCCGCGCGGCTCACGGCCAACGGGGCGCTCGCGGCCGTGTCCCAGACATCGGCCCTGTTCAACCGGCACTGGTGGCCCCTCACGGTCGTCGGCTGTGTGGCGTCCCGCCGGGTGCGCAGGGCCGCCGCGATGGCCGCGCTGGCCGACATCGCCCTTGAGTACCGGCGCGACCGGGCCCACCTCGACCCGGTCCGCTACGGCGTCGCGCGCCGCCTCGACGACCTCGCCTACGGGGCCGGCGTGTGGCTGTCCGCCCTCAAGGGCCGCTCCACCGCGGCGCTGCGACCTCGCATCACCCGCTGA
- a CDS encoding hydroxylase, with the protein MTHEVVNRVEDLGPELAALAEENEKLGKLSDRTVELLRSAGVIRLLQPKEFGGYSAHPRDFAEAVMAVARYDGAAGWVSGVVGVHPWELAQLDPRLAHEVWDENPDTWIASPYMPNGIADPVDGGYVLSGRWPFSSGSDHCDWDFLGALVGDGKGKPAGPISVLHVVLPRSDYEIIDGTWDVVGLAGTGSKDVVVDKAFIPAYRTIKQETVQEGSAAEAVGLTDTLYKLPFSSMFPLGITAAVIGICEGALALHLSQQRDRVAVTGVQVRDDPYVLYAAGEAAAEIAASRVQLIDGISRLYDQVEAGKLVTIEDRSNVRRNQVRCAWRAVSALDEIFVRSGGNAIRRDNPMQRFWRDAHVGLQHMIHVPGSAYHANALAHMGLELPEAMRVLI; encoded by the coding sequence GTGACGCACGAAGTGGTCAACCGTGTCGAGGATCTCGGGCCCGAACTGGCCGCACTCGCCGAAGAGAACGAGAAACTCGGCAAGTTGAGCGACCGCACCGTCGAACTGCTCCGCTCGGCAGGCGTGATCCGGCTCCTCCAGCCCAAGGAGTTCGGCGGCTACAGCGCCCACCCCCGGGACTTCGCGGAAGCGGTGATGGCCGTCGCACGGTACGACGGTGCCGCCGGCTGGGTGAGCGGTGTCGTGGGCGTACACCCTTGGGAACTGGCCCAGTTGGACCCCCGGCTCGCCCACGAGGTGTGGGACGAGAACCCGGACACCTGGATCGCCTCGCCGTACATGCCCAACGGCATCGCCGACCCGGTGGACGGCGGCTACGTCCTCAGCGGACGCTGGCCCTTCTCCTCCGGCAGCGACCACTGCGACTGGGACTTCCTCGGCGCCCTCGTCGGCGACGGCAAGGGCAAGCCGGCCGGCCCGATCTCCGTACTCCACGTCGTGCTGCCGCGCTCCGACTACGAGATCATCGACGGTACTTGGGACGTCGTCGGCCTGGCGGGCACCGGCAGCAAGGACGTCGTCGTCGACAAGGCGTTCATCCCCGCCTACCGCACCATCAAGCAGGAGACGGTCCAGGAGGGCAGCGCCGCCGAGGCGGTCGGACTCACCGACACCCTCTACAAACTGCCCTTCAGCTCCATGTTCCCCCTCGGCATCACCGCTGCCGTCATCGGCATCTGCGAGGGTGCGCTAGCCCTCCACCTGTCCCAGCAGCGCGATCGCGTCGCCGTGACCGGCGTCCAAGTACGCGACGACCCCTACGTGTTGTACGCCGCCGGGGAGGCCGCGGCGGAGATCGCCGCCTCCCGGGTCCAACTGATCGACGGCATCAGCCGGTTGTACGACCAGGTCGAGGCCGGGAAGCTCGTCACCATCGAGGACCGTTCCAACGTCCGCCGCAACCAGGTCCGTTGCGCATGGCGTGCCGTCTCCGCGCTGGACGAGATCTTCGTGCGGTCCGGCGGCAACGCGATCCGGCGCGACAACCCGATGCAGCGGTTCTGGCGGGACGCGCACGTGGGACTCCAGCACATGATCCATGTCCCCGGGTCCGCGTACCACGCCAACGCCCTGGCCCACATGGGACTTGAGCTGCCCGAGGCGATGCGCGTCCTGATCTGA
- a CDS encoding flavin reductase family protein, translating into MTDAVEGRYFREVLGHFPTSVVAITTTDTDRQPRGMIVGTFMSVSLEPPLVSFLVDGSSNTLRTIRTAGRFCANALAGNQERLSRQMAGGPNRFEGADWQDSPLGNPVLDGVVAWVDCTVEKIVELGDHQLVVGRVGTLRVESMKTPLLFFRGGYGDYLSSTTLLLDSLVGW; encoded by the coding sequence GTGACGGACGCGGTCGAAGGGCGCTACTTCCGTGAGGTGCTGGGGCACTTCCCCACGAGCGTGGTCGCCATCACCACGACGGACACCGACCGGCAACCCCGGGGAATGATCGTCGGAACCTTCATGTCCGTGTCCCTGGAACCGCCCCTGGTGTCCTTCCTGGTGGACGGTTCCTCCAACACCCTGCGGACGATCCGGACGGCCGGGCGCTTCTGCGCCAACGCGCTCGCGGGCAACCAGGAACGCCTCTCCCGGCAGATGGCCGGCGGCCCGAACCGCTTCGAGGGCGCCGACTGGCAGGATTCCCCGCTCGGCAATCCCGTCCTGGACGGAGTCGTCGCATGGGTCGACTGCACCGTCGAGAAGATCGTCGAACTCGGTGACCACCAACTGGTCGTCGGCCGGGTCGGCACGCTCCGCGTCGAGTCGATGAAGACCCCCTTGCTCTTCTTCCGCGGTGGATACGGCGACTATCTGTCGAGCACGACCCTGCTGCTGGACAGCCTCGTCGGCTGGTGA